From the Rhodocyclaceae bacterium genome, one window contains:
- a CDS encoding MFS transporter: MSVQPSAVAVIALASATQALIAICSAALPALAPAIARGLGVDASLIGYQASIVYGCALCATFITGTLIRRLGAARTIQCTLGASALGLLLASAGSLPMIIAGSICIGTALGITTPATAHALARFTPIERQNVVFSLKQAGVPLGGMLAAIIGPLVAVVFGWQSALVLFAACCLALVAALQPHRARWDDDRDPRARWLQHPFGGIPAVWSDVPIRYLVLAGASFNVTHVALTAFTVNLMVKDIGYSLVVAGMIAGAAQLGGTLGRVSLGFLADRLRDSLTILTVAGGLMTLMCLITGLLDERWPRFAVVAVFLLFGFIGIGWNGVFHGQLARLSPPGRVGLTSSGAGFFLFVTAFAGPSLFTTLYGWASSYTTTFALLACTPMAGMLLALRAQSHIRRARRTSQDIH; the protein is encoded by the coding sequence GTGAGCGTCCAACCCTCCGCCGTCGCGGTCATCGCGCTCGCCTCGGCAACGCAGGCACTGATCGCGATCTGCAGCGCGGCCCTGCCCGCGCTCGCGCCCGCGATCGCCCGTGGTCTGGGTGTGGACGCTTCGCTGATCGGCTACCAGGCCAGCATCGTGTATGGGTGCGCCCTGTGCGCGACCTTCATCACCGGCACGCTGATCCGGCGGCTCGGCGCCGCACGCACGATCCAGTGCACGCTGGGCGCGAGCGCCCTTGGGCTGCTGCTGGCCAGCGCCGGCAGCCTGCCGATGATCATCGCCGGCTCGATCTGCATCGGCACCGCGCTCGGCATCACCACGCCGGCCACCGCGCATGCGCTCGCCCGGTTCACGCCCATCGAGCGCCAGAACGTCGTGTTCTCGCTGAAGCAGGCGGGGGTACCGCTGGGCGGCATGCTCGCGGCGATCATCGGGCCGCTGGTCGCCGTGGTGTTCGGCTGGCAGAGCGCACTGGTGCTGTTCGCCGCCTGCTGCCTGGCGCTGGTCGCCGCGCTGCAGCCCCACCGCGCCCGCTGGGACGACGACCGCGATCCGCGCGCGCGCTGGCTGCAGCATCCGTTCGGCGGCATCCCGGCCGTCTGGTCGGACGTGCCGATCCGCTACCTCGTGCTGGCCGGCGCCTCGTTCAACGTGACGCATGTCGCACTGACCGCCTTCACCGTCAACCTGATGGTGAAGGACATCGGCTACTCGCTGGTGGTGGCAGGCATGATCGCAGGGGCTGCCCAGCTCGGCGGCACACTGGGCCGGGTGTCGCTCGGCTTCCTCGCCGACCGGTTGCGCGACAGCCTGACCATCCTCACCGTGGCTGGCGGGCTGATGACGCTGATGTGCCTCATCACCGGCCTGCTCGATGAACGCTGGCCGCGCTTCGCGGTGGTCGCCGTGTTCCTGCTGTTCGGCTTCATCGGCATCGGCTGGAACGGTGTGTTCCACGGCCAGCTCGCACGGCTGTCGCCGCCGGGGCGCGTCGGGCTCACCTCGAGCGGCGCGGGGTTCTTCCTGTTCGTGACCGCGTTCGCCGGCCCATCGCTGTTCACGACGCTGTACGGCTGGGCCAGCTCCTACACTACGACGTTCGCGCTGCTCG
- a CDS encoding response regulator — MRILIVEDEPLLADGLSRSLKLAGYAVDCLDDGQSADTMLLSEQYDCVILDLGLPRMDGLQVLARMRKRGGRTPVLILTARDRLTDRVDGLDLGADDYMSKPFDLPELEARVRALIRRAQGSASADIVVGGLSLDTVGKRATVSGTAVELSAREFAVLEILMLRAGRVVGKSQLSERLYSFGEEAGPNAIEVYIHRLRKKLAPAVVGIRTIRGLGYLLEEPAAAPDAG; from the coding sequence ATGCGTATCCTGATCGTCGAAGACGAACCTTTGCTTGCCGACGGACTGTCGCGCTCGCTGAAACTGGCGGGCTATGCGGTCGACTGTCTCGACGACGGTCAGTCTGCCGATACGATGCTGCTGTCCGAGCAGTACGACTGCGTGATCCTGGATCTCGGCCTGCCGCGGATGGACGGCTTGCAGGTGCTCGCCCGGATGCGCAAGCGCGGCGGGCGTACCCCTGTGCTGATTCTCACCGCTCGCGACCGCCTGACCGATCGTGTCGATGGCCTCGATCTCGGGGCCGACGACTACATGAGCAAGCCGTTCGACCTGCCCGAACTCGAGGCCCGCGTGCGGGCACTGATCCGGCGCGCCCAGGGTTCGGCCAGTGCCGACATCGTTGTCGGCGGCCTGAGCCTGGACACCGTCGGCAAGCGCGCGACGGTGTCCGGCACCGCGGTGGAACTCTCGGCGCGCGAGTTCGCCGTCCTCGAGATCCTGATGCTCAGGGCTGGCCGCGTGGTGGGCAAATCGCAGCTGTCCGAGCGCCTGTACAGCTTCGGCGAGGAGGCCGGGCCGAACGCGATCGAGGTGTACATCCATCGGCTGCGGAAAAAGCTCGCCCCGGCTGTCGTGGGCATCCGTACCATCCGCGGGCTCGGTTATCTGCTCGAGGAACCGGCGGCAGCACCCGATGCTGGCTGA